TAAGGAAACAGGAGTATCTACAAACACTATCTATGGGTGGAAGAGAAAAGCTAGAATAGAAGGCAAATTAATACCCAATAGTAATCCTAATCGACTTAAGAGATGGAGAAAAGAAGATAAACTTAAAATTGTAATGGAAACATTT
This is a stretch of genomic DNA from Clostridiisalibacter paucivorans DSM 22131. It encodes these proteins:
- a CDS encoding transposase, with protein sequence MKNKSYNKEYIEDILRQISPPINKKVSQVSKETGVSTNTIYGWKRKARIEGKLIPNSNPNRLKRWRKEDKLKIVMETF